Part of the Usitatibacter palustris genome, ACGGCGTGCGAGTGTGGGCGATCGGCCAGGCGCTCGCCGCGCAGGAGCTGATCGACGTGCTCCTCGACCCGAAGCGAAGCCGCGACGGCCTGTTCCCCGAGCTGGTCGTCTTCGACTGCCACGCCTGCCATCACCCGATGTCGGATGTCCGCTGGACGCCGCGGCAGGGGACGCGCCCGGGTGCCATTCGCCTCAACGACGCGAACCTGCTGATGCTGCGCCAGATCGTGCGGCGCACGTTCCCCGACGGCGACGAGAAGAACTTCAACGACCTTGTCTCGACCATGCACAAGGCGGTGGCGGGCGAGGGCGGGGATGCGCTGGATGCGGCCCGGAAGCTGCGCGTCGGCCTCGACCTCACGATCGAGAAGCTGCGCACCCGCGACTTCACCGCGGCGGACCTGCGCGCGATGCTCGAGGGCCTCATCGACGACGGGCTCGCGGGCCAGTACACCGATTACGCGGGCGCGGAGCAGGCCACGATGGCGATCGGCTCCGTGCTCAATTTCCTCGCGAAGCGCGGCGAGCTGCCCGCGGTGCGCGAGGCCAATGCCGCGCTCGACCGCGTCCATGAAACCGTGCGCGACGACGAGAAGTACCGGCCCGAACGATTCAGGGCCGCGCTCGCCGATCTGCGCAAGACCGTCCGGAGATGAAACGATGAGCACGCCTTTCGATCCCGACAAGACCTTCGAATCGCAGTGGTACAAGATCGGCATCATCGGTTCGGGACCCGCGGGGCTTTCGGCCGCGGCGCACTGCGCGAAGCGCGGCATCTCGCACATCGTCTTCGAGGCGCAGCCGCAGGCCTCCAACACGATCTACAAGTACCAGAAGGGCAAGCACGTGATGGCTGAGCCGCAGATCCTCCCGCTGCGCAGCGAGCTCACGTTTGCGGCCGGAGCGCGCGAGAAGATCCTCGACACCTGGAACGACGAGATCGCGCGCGCCGAAGTCAACATCGTCTACAACGCCGAAGTCGTAAAAGTGGAAGGCAAGGACGGCGCCTTCGAAGTCCACACGAAGGACGGCCAGACCTACCTGTGCCGCAAGCTCGTCCTCGCCATCGGCCTGCAGGGCAACCTGCGCAAGCTCGGCGTGGCCGGCGAGGACTTCGAGCGCGTGCAGTACCAGCTCGACGACCCGAAGGAGTACCTCGACGAGACGATCGTCGTCGTCGGCGCGGGCGATGCCGCCATCGAGAACGCGGTGGCGCTCGCCGAGCAGAACCAGGTGATCCTCATCAACCGCAACGAGGAATTCGCCCGCTGCAAGGAAGGCAACCTGTCGCTCATCCTCGCGGCGATCAAGGAAGGGCGGATCGAATGCCGCTATGGGTCTTCCGCGATCAAGGTCGAGGAAACGGGCGGGGACGTTCCGCTGCGCTTCAGCGTGAAGTCTCCCGATGGCCCCGACACGATCGAGTGCCACCGGGTCATCGCGCGCCTGGGCGGCAACCCGCCGCGCAAGCTCGTCGAGAGCTTCGGCGTGACGTTCCCGCGCGCCGATGCCAACGCCGTGCCCGAGCTCTCGGAGCGCTACGAATCCAACGTGAAGGGCCTCTACATCATCGGCGCGCTCGGGGGCTATCCGCTCATCAAGCAGGCGATGAACCAGGGCTACGAGGTGGTGGAATTCGCGCTCGGCCAGGACATCGAGCCCGCGGACGAACCGCTGCTCAAGCGCAAGTTCGCGGGTTTCTCGCGCAAGTCCTCGGTGCGCGAGGTGCTCGACCTCATCCAGGCGAGCGTGCCACTGCTCTCGGATCTCACGCGGCTTCAGCTGCGCGAGTTCCTCCTCGAAAGCGATCTCCTCGTGCCGAAGGAAGACGACATCATCTTCCAGCGCAACGACTACACCAACTCGTTCTTCATGGTCGTGGCGGGCGAGGCGCTGGTCGAGACCACGCGCGACGGCCGCAAGGGCTG contains:
- a CDS encoding cyclic nucleotide-binding domain-containing protein, with the translated sequence MSTPFDPDKTFESQWYKIGIIGSGPAGLSAAAHCAKRGISHIVFEAQPQASNTIYKYQKGKHVMAEPQILPLRSELTFAAGAREKILDTWNDEIARAEVNIVYNAEVVKVEGKDGAFEVHTKDGQTYLCRKLVLAIGLQGNLRKLGVAGEDFERVQYQLDDPKEYLDETIVVVGAGDAAIENAVALAEQNQVILINRNEEFARCKEGNLSLILAAIKEGRIECRYGSSAIKVEETGGDVPLRFSVKSPDGPDTIECHRVIARLGGNPPRKLVESFGVTFPRADANAVPELSERYESNVKGLYIIGALGGYPLIKQAMNQGYEVVEFALGQDIEPADEPLLKRKFAGFSRKSSVREVLDLIQASVPLLSDLTRLQLREFLLESDLLVPKEDDIIFQRNDYTNSFFMVVAGEALVETTRDGRKGWFALGPGEFFGELGLISGRRRSGTVKAGRDCVLLEAPRRPMLKLIASVESVRKQIDDVFLKRAVRAYLAPMLPAAELDELIAEGVQVRKYGGGEVLFNEGDASDGLYLIRRGSVMISRMIAGREVVLSYLSAGNYVGEMALLTDSPRSATVKAAVTTEAVVLEATAFKRVIARNPAWRAELESRFLDRLRINAAMESQPNPGNIIAFLLQQGVGEATDVLLIDESLCIRCDNCEKACADVHGGTSRLNREAGPTFAQIHVPTTCRHCEHPHCMKDCPPDAIHRSANGEVFVNDTCIGCGNCEKNCPYGVIQMAAVDPKRTAPSLMSWLMFGVGPEPGREPKPKSKDIPKKAVKCDMCRDLPGGAACVRACPTGAALRVSPESFLGYTAASE